In Sandaracinaceae bacterium, the genomic window CGGTCATCGTGGCCGCCATCATCTTCGACTACATCAACGGCTTCCACGACGCCGCGAACGCCATCGCCACGGTGGTGTCCACCGGCGTCTTGCCCATGCGCACCGCCGTCATGCTGGCGGCCGTCCTCAACTTCGCTGGTGCCATCTCCGGCACGGCCGTCGCGCGCACCATCGC contains:
- a CDS encoding inorganic phosphate transporter; protein product: MVSLLIAVIVAAIIFDYINGFHDAANAIATVVSTGVLPMRTAVMLAAVLNFAGAISGTAVARTIASGFTDPAIVTQLVVLAALIGACIWNIITWWYGIPSSSSHALVGGLAGAVVA